A single window of Montipora capricornis isolate CH-2021 chromosome 14, ASM3666992v2, whole genome shotgun sequence DNA harbors:
- the LOC138032105 gene encoding uncharacterized protein yields the protein MPENNATLKKKNQELREQVNALSEEIRKLKEHVTEHTSSPDRNAAQATETALQFYSDAHDQSQTFQADVSKELKRLSAWLADISNRVEEVGKAIDSMYEYSYQYNVKIVGMPELSEQESYSQTSRLCVKLFSGMGAEVSVHDIDIAHRVPQRNATAGAPKPIICKFVRRLSKEAVMARRNDACKADPSSLGFGEGVSLSSVRIFDHLTPKMQYVFTEAKKFKGQNNYQFCWTKNSCVYLRKDGSSRALKIRDIADLTRLG from the coding sequence ATGCCTGAGAACAACGCtaccttgaagaagaaaaaccAAGAGCTTAGAGAGCAAGTCAACGCTCTGTCCGAAGAGATTCGCAAGCTGAAAGAACATGTTACTGAACATACTAGCTCGCCGGACCGCAATGCGGCACAAGCAACAGAAACGGCTTTGCAGTTTTACAGTGATGCACATGACCAGTCTCAAACATTCCAAGCAGATGTGAGTAAGGAACTGAAACGCCTTAGTGCCTGGCTCGCTGACATCAGCAACAGAGTGGAAGAAGTAGGGAAGGCAATTGATAGTATGTATGAATACAGCTATCAATACAATGTTAAGATCGTAGGGATGCCCGAGCTGAGTGAGCAAGAGTCTTACTCGCAAACAAGTCGCTTATGTGTCAAATTATTCTCTGGTATGGGAGCTGAAGTTTCAGTCCACGATATAGACATTGCACATCGTGTGCCACAAAGGAATGCGACAGCGGGAGCGCCGAAACCGATAATTTGCAAGTTTGTCAGAAGACTGTCGAAGGAAGCTGTTATGGCTCGACGAAACGACGCATGTAAGGCAGACCCCAGCTCCTTGGGATTTGGCGAGGGGGTATCTCTTTCATCTGTCAGGATATTCGATCATTTGACGCCGAAGATGCAATACGTCTTTACCGAAGCGAAGAAATTCAAAGGGCAAAACAACTATCAATTTTGTTGGACTAAAAACTCTTGCGTTTATTTACGGAAAGACGGCAGCTCCCGAGCATTGAAGATACGAGACATTGCTGATTTAACAAGGCTTGGCTGA